From a region of the Terriglobales bacterium genome:
- a CDS encoding MgtC/SapB family protein, with protein sequence MDLLKQLWEHYGPQTELAYFTAQTMLRLVLAAFLGGAIGLEREIHRKPAGLRTNMFICFGSAMFTILSYKLAGEFTGDHTRIAAQIIPGIGFIGAGSILHARGNVSGLTTAATIFVVASIGMACGGGLYIPAIFATVVLVLALSVLGLLEKRFNLKDVTMIYEMRGQLADEIIAAVNGVLEDDRKIMESVQIGRSNGHFRVQFTIHGTYQEHQSILKKLKVVPQAESVECLGITDHE encoded by the coding sequence ATGGATCTGCTCAAACAGCTCTGGGAACACTATGGTCCGCAAACCGAGCTGGCCTATTTCACCGCCCAGACCATGTTGCGACTGGTGCTTGCGGCGTTTCTCGGCGGCGCCATCGGACTGGAGCGTGAGATTCACCGGAAGCCGGCCGGTCTTCGAACGAACATGTTCATCTGCTTCGGTTCGGCGATGTTCACGATCCTCTCGTACAAGCTGGCTGGGGAGTTCACCGGCGACCACACCCGCATAGCGGCGCAGATTATCCCTGGCATCGGATTCATTGGCGCCGGCTCGATTTTGCACGCGCGCGGCAATGTTAGCGGTCTCACCACCGCGGCTACCATATTCGTCGTTGCGTCCATCGGAATGGCGTGCGGCGGCGGCCTCTATATCCCGGCAATTTTCGCTACCGTGGTTCTCGTACTCGCGCTATCGGTACTCGGTCTACTGGAGAAGCGCTTCAACCTGAAGGATGTGACGATGATCTACGAAATGCGTGGACAGTTGGCGGATGAGATCATCGCGGCAGTCAACGGCGTGCTCGAAGACGATCGCAAGATCATGGAGAGCGTGCAGATCGGGCGGTCCAACGGACACTTCCGAGTGCAGTTCACTATCCATGGCACCTACCAGGAACATCAGTCAATCTTGAAGAAATTAAAAGTCGTGCCTCAAGCGGAAAGCGTGGAGTGTCTTGGCATCACTGACCACGAATAA
- the dapF gene encoding diaminopimelate epimerase: MASLTTNNMAILPFVKATACGNDFLIIDGQIAPSEQLHAITRSICDRHNGVGADGVEWLFKSDKADLYARLINSDGSDAEVSGNGTRCVAAWYAHEHGAKEVRILTDAGIKTCTLTARDDMTFQFRSDMGVPEIAGEETIQTTSGTHRGLRLSVGNPQFIVFVDEFTPDWPKLGAELEHHPVFPNRTNVEFVKITGRNEIEIRIFERGAGETQSSGTGSCASAVAAVHTGRVQSPVKVVSPGGPQTVEWNERIALTGPAKILCKGEYYL; the protein is encoded by the coding sequence TTGGCATCACTGACCACGAATAACATGGCCATCCTCCCATTTGTAAAAGCTACCGCGTGTGGCAACGACTTCCTCATCATCGACGGCCAAATTGCTCCGTCAGAACAGCTGCACGCGATTACACGTTCGATTTGCGACCGCCACAACGGCGTTGGCGCCGACGGCGTTGAGTGGCTGTTCAAGTCCGATAAAGCTGACCTGTACGCCCGCCTGATCAACTCCGACGGCTCTGACGCGGAGGTTTCCGGCAACGGTACGCGCTGCGTGGCAGCCTGGTACGCCCACGAGCACGGCGCAAAGGAAGTTCGGATCCTGACCGATGCTGGAATAAAAACCTGCACCCTGACTGCTCGGGACGATATGACATTTCAATTCCGTAGCGATATGGGCGTACCCGAAATCGCAGGCGAAGAGACGATCCAGACCACCTCCGGAACACATCGAGGTCTGAGACTGTCTGTAGGAAACCCCCAGTTCATCGTTTTCGTCGACGAATTCACGCCGGACTGGCCGAAGCTCGGCGCCGAGCTCGAGCACCATCCAGTATTTCCAAACCGCACGAATGTCGAATTCGTGAAGATCACCGGACGAAACGAGATCGAGATCCGCATATTCGAACGGGGGGCAGGCGAAACCCAGTCCTCTGGCACTGGATCGTGCGCATCAGCCGTGGCGGCCGTTCACACCGGACGCGTGCAGTCACCAGTGAAAGTTGTTTCTCCGGGTGGACCACAGACCGTCGAATGGAACGAGCGGATTGCCCTGACCGGGCCCGCGAAGATCCTGTGTAAGGGTGAGTACTACCTCTGA
- a CDS encoding LD-carboxypeptidase encodes MAPMPTSRDILKPPPLRRGDTIGIVSPASNIQSEALQAGVTHLQQLGYKVVLGESVLRQDLYFAGSHEERARDLMRMFEAPDVRAILCARGGYGANYLLPLIDVDVIRRNPKLLIGYSDLTCLLTWLTDETGLVTFHGPMAAKDFAHEDGVELESWFAITEGKSLFQRRGLETLISGEAEGQLYGGCLSILAASLGTPYEFETGDTLLFLEDIGTKPYQIDRMLMQMKYAGKFDGVRGIVFGQMVDCIQPGGQDYTLQEVILRILGDLDIPIAFGLPSGHVPSGNVTLPFGVRARLQADEISATLTILESAVCSTTSAAH; translated from the coding sequence ATGGCTCCAATGCCAACCTCCCGCGACATCCTGAAGCCCCCGCCCCTCCGTCGCGGAGACACCATCGGCATCGTCTCACCTGCTTCCAACATTCAATCGGAAGCGCTTCAGGCGGGCGTCACGCACTTGCAGCAACTCGGTTACAAAGTCGTTCTGGGTGAGAGCGTTTTGCGGCAGGACCTTTACTTCGCCGGATCGCATGAGGAACGGGCTCGCGACCTGATGCGCATGTTTGAAGCCCCCGATGTACGTGCGATCTTGTGCGCTCGGGGTGGCTACGGCGCTAACTATCTGCTGCCGTTGATTGACGTCGATGTGATCCGGCGCAACCCCAAACTGCTGATCGGCTATAGCGACCTTACCTGTCTTTTGACTTGGCTCACCGACGAGACTGGCCTCGTCACATTCCATGGCCCCATGGCCGCCAAGGACTTTGCCCACGAAGATGGCGTCGAACTCGAGTCTTGGTTCGCAATCACAGAAGGGAAGAGCCTGTTCCAGCGCCGTGGCCTGGAGACACTGATATCGGGCGAAGCTGAAGGTCAACTTTATGGAGGCTGCCTCAGTATCCTCGCCGCATCATTGGGGACTCCGTACGAATTCGAGACCGGAGATACCCTCCTGTTCCTCGAAGACATTGGCACCAAGCCATACCAGATCGACCGCATGCTCATGCAGATGAAGTATGCGGGTAAGTTTGACGGCGTTCGGGGTATCGTGTTCGGTCAAATGGTCGATTGCATTCAGCCCGGTGGACAGGATTACACCCTGCAAGAAGTCATCCTGCGGATCCTTGGTGATCTCGATATTCCCATCGCCTTCGGGCTGCCGTCGGGTCATGTTCCCTCAGGTAATGTGACTTTGCCTTTTGGTGTTCGCGCCCGATTGCAGGCCGACGAAATTTCCGCCACACTCACTATTCTGGAATCGGCAGTTTGCTCGACGACTTCTGCCGCGCACTGA
- the mpl gene encoding UDP-N-acetylmuramate:L-alanyl-gamma-D-glutamyl-meso-diaminopimelate ligase, which yields MNSKHIHLIGICGTAMASLAGMLKIRGFHVTGSDAAAYPPMSDFLAELGIPVAQPFAEKNLEPAPDLVIIGNAISRGNVELEYVLDRRIPFQSLPHLLHDEFLAKHDVIAIAGTHGKTTTTSMVSWIFHVAGQDPSFLIGGIAENFQSSFRVSKGKNFIIEADEYDTAFFDKGPKFLHYFPDSVILTSVEFDHADIYKDLDAVKIAFKRLVNLVPRRGRLLAWDGSANVDECIAKAFCTVERYGFHKNSTWRVTDVSYEPERTAWQVLRNDEPWAEFEFALAGEYNVLNATAATAMAAGYGIPVEKIAEALRTFESVKRRLEVRDEVYGITIIDDFAHHPTAISQTLQALRTRYNGRRLWAILEPRSNTLRRNVFQRELVEALSLADRVVIAAIFKPEAIPEHERLHPEDVIRDLNSNGKPARVLANADEIVATIAPELLPGDVVAILSNGGFGSIYEKLPARIRTLNEVKTSA from the coding sequence ATGAACTCCAAACACATACATCTCATTGGCATCTGTGGCACGGCAATGGCATCGTTGGCCGGAATGCTGAAAATACGCGGATTTCACGTAACCGGCTCCGACGCCGCGGCGTATCCGCCCATGTCTGATTTTCTCGCGGAACTTGGCATCCCCGTGGCCCAGCCTTTTGCGGAAAAGAATCTCGAACCCGCTCCCGACCTCGTCATCATTGGCAATGCAATTTCCCGTGGCAACGTTGAACTCGAATACGTGCTCGACCGCCGTATTCCGTTCCAATCTCTGCCGCATTTGCTCCATGACGAATTCCTCGCGAAACACGATGTCATCGCGATCGCCGGTACCCACGGCAAAACCACAACCACCTCAATGGTCTCGTGGATCTTCCACGTTGCTGGCCAGGATCCGTCGTTCCTGATTGGCGGAATCGCCGAGAACTTCCAGAGCAGTTTCCGGGTGTCGAAGGGCAAGAACTTCATCATCGAAGCCGACGAATATGACACCGCGTTCTTCGACAAAGGCCCCAAGTTTCTTCACTACTTTCCGGATTCCGTGATCCTGACCTCCGTCGAGTTTGATCACGCTGACATCTACAAAGACCTCGACGCAGTGAAGATCGCCTTCAAGCGACTTGTGAACCTGGTTCCGCGTCGTGGACGGCTGCTCGCCTGGGACGGTAGCGCCAACGTCGATGAATGCATTGCGAAGGCCTTCTGCACGGTAGAGCGCTATGGGTTTCACAAGAACTCAACCTGGCGTGTCACCGACGTTTCCTACGAACCGGAGCGCACTGCCTGGCAGGTGCTTCGCAACGACGAACCCTGGGCCGAATTTGAGTTCGCACTTGCCGGTGAGTACAACGTCCTGAACGCAACAGCTGCCACAGCCATGGCTGCCGGATACGGCATTCCCGTCGAAAAGATAGCCGAAGCTTTGCGCACGTTTGAAAGCGTGAAGCGCCGCCTCGAAGTCCGCGACGAAGTATACGGCATCACCATCATCGACGATTTCGCCCACCATCCAACCGCGATCTCTCAAACGTTACAAGCCCTGCGGACGCGCTACAACGGACGTCGCCTTTGGGCCATACTTGAGCCTCGCTCCAACACCCTCCGCCGCAACGTATTTCAACGTGAACTTGTGGAGGCGCTGAGCCTCGCCGACCGCGTCGTAATTGCCGCCATTTTCAAGCCTGAGGCCATTCCAGAACATGAGCGGCTGCATCCCGAAGATGTGATCAGAGATCTGAACAGCAACGGCAAACCGGCACGTGTACTCGCAAATGCCGACGAGATTGTCGCAACCATAGCGCCAGAACTGCTGCCTGGAGATGTCGTTGCCATCCTTTCCAATGGCGGATTCGGTTCCATTTATGAGAAGCTTCCTGCTCGCATTCGAACTCTCAACGAGGTGAAAACGTCCGCTTGA
- a CDS encoding PDZ domain-containing protein, giving the protein MKRLLAAVVILFVSVASDAQAPCPAHLNNGQVGSSLWKYDITLADAPHQLLRIRMSIAPTSPSLRVQLPVWNATYQVRDFAEHVNWLRATTAEGQPVSVHKLDKTTWSVPNAVSIEYEILASEPGPFGTEFTSAHAFLNLAQVLIYPVAATNQLVQVYFANVPNDWKVATALNTQSDSGYCAENYDRLVDSPVEISQHKQIEFRSADGSFSVVIHAEHGDYDLNLVRDTLIKVTAAEIDWMDDRPFDRFTFIYHFPRFPGRGGMEHAYSTAIEISAGRLQQEPSSLFGVSAHEFFHLWNVKRIRSQALEPIDYTRENYSRSLWFLEGVTSTVGEYMLVRAGLIDSRTFLERLASEIRQLEIRPAKKTQSVEESSLDAWLEKYPYYRTAERSVSYYDKGQIVGVLLDLEMRRVTNGRKSLRDLFHYLNLQYPKQGKYFDDTDGIRSAVEAVTGVDFSGFFRRYVSGTDDISYNTFFRTVGLTLQQSAVKVADPGFTASTNFGPNPVITSVAPGSEAARASLQAGDVILAVNGADPEARIEDQIAAMKPDSTLRLKVSAKDKVREVTFKLGTKQDVYFSFEDVPNITDAQRAARAAWMRGDSLPAEER; this is encoded by the coding sequence TTGAAACGGCTGCTCGCGGCTGTAGTCATTCTGTTTGTTTCAGTCGCATCGGATGCGCAGGCACCCTGTCCGGCGCACCTCAACAACGGACAGGTCGGATCGTCCCTTTGGAAGTACGACATCACGCTCGCCGATGCTCCGCATCAATTACTTCGCATTCGCATGTCGATCGCCCCAACGTCTCCCTCGCTGCGCGTGCAACTACCCGTTTGGAACGCTACTTATCAGGTGCGCGATTTTGCTGAGCATGTGAATTGGCTACGTGCTACGACTGCGGAAGGTCAGCCAGTTTCCGTACACAAACTCGACAAGACCACATGGTCTGTCCCGAACGCAGTATCGATTGAGTACGAAATCCTTGCGTCCGAGCCGGGGCCCTTCGGTACCGAATTCACATCCGCGCACGCGTTCCTCAACCTGGCGCAGGTGCTGATTTATCCAGTGGCTGCTACCAATCAGCTCGTTCAGGTCTATTTCGCGAATGTCCCCAACGACTGGAAGGTCGCAACCGCGCTCAACACTCAATCAGATTCCGGCTACTGCGCAGAAAATTACGATCGGCTCGTCGATTCACCAGTTGAAATCAGCCAGCACAAACAAATCGAGTTCCGTTCCGCGGATGGTAGTTTCAGCGTCGTCATTCACGCCGAACACGGCGACTACGACTTGAATCTCGTGAGAGACACGCTGATCAAAGTCACAGCAGCGGAAATCGACTGGATGGACGATCGCCCATTCGATCGATTCACGTTCATTTACCATTTTCCTCGGTTTCCCGGTCGTGGCGGAATGGAGCACGCGTATTCCACTGCCATCGAGATCAGTGCCGGGCGGCTTCAACAAGAGCCCTCATCTTTATTTGGAGTGAGTGCCCACGAGTTCTTTCATCTCTGGAATGTCAAGCGGATCCGCTCGCAAGCCTTGGAACCGATCGACTACACCCGCGAAAACTACAGTCGGTCGCTTTGGTTCCTTGAGGGCGTGACCAGCACCGTGGGCGAATACATGCTCGTCCGCGCCGGACTCATCGATTCGCGTACATTTCTGGAACGCCTCGCTTCTGAGATTCGGCAGCTGGAAATCCGCCCGGCAAAGAAGACGCAGTCGGTCGAAGAATCGAGCCTGGACGCTTGGCTTGAAAAATATCCCTACTACCGTACTGCGGAACGAAGTGTCTCCTATTACGACAAAGGGCAGATTGTAGGTGTTCTGCTCGACCTGGAAATGCGACGAGTCACCAACGGGCGCAAGTCTCTCCGGGACCTCTTTCACTACCTGAACCTGCAATACCCTAAGCAAGGGAAGTACTTTGACGACACCGATGGGATTCGCTCTGCAGTAGAGGCCGTAACGGGCGTTGACTTCAGCGGATTCTTCCGCCGCTACGTCTCGGGAACTGACGACATCTCCTACAACACTTTCTTCCGCACCGTGGGGCTGACGCTGCAGCAGTCAGCCGTGAAGGTCGCTGATCCTGGTTTTACGGCTTCGACCAATTTCGGACCGAACCCCGTAATTACTTCAGTAGCACCTGGTAGTGAAGCCGCGCGTGCCTCTCTTCAAGCAGGCGATGTGATTCTCGCCGTTAACGGAGCCGATCCTGAAGCGCGTATCGAAGACCAGATTGCCGCGATGAAGCCCGACAGCACGCTTCGACTGAAGGTTTCGGCAAAGGACAAAGTCCGGGAAGTTACATTCAAACTCGGCACCAAACAGGACGTGTACTTCTCCTTCGAGGACGTTCCGAACATCACTGACGCTCAGCGTGCCGCCCGGGCCGCATGGATGCGCGGAGACAGCCTTCCTGCGGAGGAACGATAG
- a CDS encoding lysophospholipid acyltransferase family protein, with translation MRSLLTLIWYTIMVPLDALWAFPWTFISGRIDALYRSAMWIALVGIRLAGIRWKTVGYDQLDLSRNYIFMSNHVSNLDPPLLIPLLPHRVTVLVKKELFKIPIFGKAMRMGDFVPIDRRNRDAAVASVREAETTVRRGLHMVVFPEGTRSRDGRLLPFKKGPFYLALETGVPIVPITLVGSETLLPKGKILAKPGVVTVVFHQPVDPQHYPDRDELMQKVRDDIASALPPDRRG, from the coding sequence ATGCGCAGTCTCCTCACGCTTATCTGGTACACGATCATGGTTCCCCTTGATGCGCTGTGGGCGTTTCCATGGACCTTCATCAGTGGTCGAATCGATGCACTCTATCGGTCCGCCATGTGGATCGCGCTCGTCGGCATTCGCCTCGCCGGAATTCGGTGGAAGACCGTTGGTTACGATCAGTTGGACCTTTCGCGCAACTACATCTTCATGTCCAACCACGTGTCGAACCTCGACCCGCCGCTGCTGATTCCGCTACTGCCTCATCGAGTTACCGTTCTGGTGAAGAAGGAGTTGTTCAAAATTCCGATCTTCGGAAAGGCCATGCGTATGGGAGACTTCGTTCCCATCGATCGCCGCAATCGCGACGCCGCTGTTGCCAGTGTCAGGGAAGCAGAGACGACCGTTCGCCGTGGACTGCACATGGTGGTTTTCCCCGAAGGCACGCGGTCACGAGACGGGCGCTTGCTGCCTTTTAAGAAAGGGCCTTTCTATCTCGCGCTCGAAACCGGTGTTCCGATTGTGCCCATCACGCTTGTGGGATCCGAGACTCTGTTGCCAAAGGGCAAGATTCTGGCGAAACCCGGAGTTGTCACCGTTGTTTTCCATCAGCCAGTCGATCCGCAACACTATCCCGATCGTGACGAGCTGATGCAAAAGGTTCGTGACGACATCGCCAGTGCTCTTCCGCCTGACCGTCGTGGATAG
- a CDS encoding response regulator, with amino-acid sequence MSEKITSIVDGKPIRVLLLDDLEDHLVLSATILRRNGYDVTTSSTIEEAETKLHDIDIAVLDYHLGAGKFGTEVADSLRRKRPEVPIIIMSATLERRFGGIADMHLLKGYSSVDDLLGALRSFENKKRGKPVVVDARDFYYSRISVCMGEDVVMEIMDRDGVLQYVNDYFAAFFDKKRGWFVGKNIFEQFPELGENWREVIKTVADTRETYIDRGFRGLPHLPTKSARWTWNVLVFPIKLQDGRDGVVLTARMIEKKGF; translated from the coding sequence ATGTCAGAGAAGATCACATCCATTGTTGACGGTAAGCCGATACGGGTGCTCCTGCTGGATGACCTGGAAGACCACCTGGTTCTCAGTGCGACGATCCTGCGCCGTAATGGGTACGACGTAACAACATCGTCGACGATCGAGGAAGCAGAGACGAAGCTGCACGACATCGATATCGCGGTACTCGATTACCACCTTGGCGCAGGAAAGTTCGGAACGGAAGTCGCGGATTCCTTGCGCAGAAAACGCCCGGAGGTGCCGATCATCATCATGTCGGCCACACTGGAGCGGCGCTTCGGCGGGATCGCTGACATGCATCTGCTGAAGGGATACAGTTCGGTGGACGATCTGCTTGGCGCTCTGCGTTCTTTCGAGAACAAGAAGCGAGGCAAGCCGGTCGTGGTGGATGCGAGAGACTTCTACTACTCGCGGATCAGCGTGTGCATGGGCGAGGATGTCGTGATGGAGATTATGGATCGCGACGGAGTCCTGCAATACGTGAACGACTACTTCGCTGCATTCTTCGACAAGAAGCGGGGCTGGTTTGTTGGAAAGAACATCTTCGAGCAGTTCCCCGAACTGGGCGAGAACTGGCGCGAGGTCATCAAGACGGTAGCGGATACGCGCGAAACGTACATCGACCGCGGATTCCGCGGACTGCCTCACCTGCCAACCAAAAGCGCACGGTGGACATGGAATGTGCTGGTCTTTCCTATCAAGCTGCAGGATGGGCGCGACGGCGTGGTGCTGACAGCGAGGATGATCGAGAAGAAGGGGTTCTAG
- the lpxD gene encoding UDP-3-O-(3-hydroxymyristoyl)glucosamine N-acyltransferase: MKLSEIAQKLGAELRGVDCEIAGVAGIEEAEAGHLTFVANVKYASAAKTTKASAVIVTTDFPEIAAATLRIKDPYLAFARAITLFYRPPAHAPGVHRTAVISESAKLGKNVHIGPYVVVGDDVEIGDNAVLLPHVVIYPGVKIGKNFFAHAHSMVREYCRLGDNVVLQNGAVVGSDGFGFARNEKGDWEKIVQSGPAVLEDDVEVQANACVDRASIGETRIGRDTKIDNLVQVGHGCEVGQHTMLCAQVGLAGSTVVKNNVILAGQVGVAGHCTIGDNVVVTAQSGVPSDIEAGKIMSGYPSIESRQWAKSVAVFNKLPELNKTIRELERRVGSIEEKSR, from the coding sequence GTGAAACTCTCTGAGATTGCACAAAAACTTGGCGCTGAACTACGCGGTGTGGACTGCGAAATCGCGGGAGTCGCGGGTATCGAAGAAGCGGAAGCGGGACACCTGACATTTGTCGCAAACGTTAAGTATGCGTCGGCGGCGAAGACGACGAAGGCTTCGGCGGTAATTGTAACGACCGATTTTCCGGAGATTGCCGCTGCGACGCTGCGCATCAAGGATCCGTACCTGGCGTTCGCACGGGCGATCACGCTCTTCTACCGACCTCCGGCGCATGCTCCGGGAGTGCATCGGACGGCGGTGATCAGCGAATCGGCGAAGCTCGGAAAAAATGTGCACATTGGCCCTTATGTAGTGGTTGGAGATGACGTCGAGATCGGCGACAACGCGGTACTCCTACCCCACGTGGTGATCTATCCGGGAGTGAAGATAGGAAAGAACTTCTTTGCGCATGCGCATTCAATGGTCCGCGAATACTGCCGCCTGGGCGACAACGTGGTGCTGCAAAATGGTGCGGTGGTGGGCTCAGACGGATTTGGTTTCGCCCGAAACGAGAAGGGCGACTGGGAGAAGATCGTGCAGTCAGGTCCGGCGGTGCTGGAAGACGACGTGGAGGTTCAGGCAAATGCCTGCGTCGATCGGGCCAGCATTGGCGAGACACGCATTGGGCGCGACACGAAGATTGACAACCTGGTGCAGGTCGGTCATGGATGCGAAGTGGGCCAGCACACGATGCTTTGCGCGCAGGTAGGACTGGCGGGATCGACGGTAGTGAAGAACAACGTGATACTCGCGGGACAGGTGGGCGTCGCGGGGCACTGTACGATTGGAGATAACGTGGTTGTGACGGCGCAATCTGGAGTGCCGTCGGATATCGAAGCCGGTAAGATTATGAGTGGGTATCCGTCGATTGAATCCCGCCAGTGGGCAAAAAGCGTGGCAGTTTTCAACAAGCTTCCGGAATTAAACAAGACGATTCGGGAACTCGAACGGCGGGTTGGGAGCATCGAAGAAAAGAGCCGGTAG
- a CDS encoding beta-N-acetylhexosaminidase codes for MTHLKSLRTSLLCAFVLLGTFAVAQDELKLIPYPRQVDKAKGQFVVSGTTSIILSPKHAKSDKIAAEMLAEEIESVTGKKPRVVTAAVAPANSIRLTRLSDPKLGDKEFHADTDEAYLITVTSGRITVAGKGDSGTFYGVQTLRQLLMPEGKKLAVPAVTVKDWPTMQWRGVHYDISRGPIPTMAYMKKVIRTLSEYKINLFSLYMEHVFDFPEQPIIAPKGAGITPAMVKELVEYAGQYHVTILPEQQAFGHLHHALKWELYTDMAERPHGHVLTPTNPKSYDFIKSMYAQLVPLFPGPLFHIGADETFELGLGQTKARTEEVGLGRVYLEHLQKVAEMMKPYNKRLMFWGDIAMHYPELLKILPKDVIAVAWKYDARPNFDEELKPYKDAGLDLFVAPGANNWNLIFPDLDEAYVNIRNFVRDGQKYGAMGMLNTTWMDDGEALFGMTWSPLVLGAACSWQQGECSLDQFANSYDWAFYRNAQDHSFHNALKKLTETHNLLKKAGIRNAHDTAYWMDPFGQAWADYSSKALPVVRDVRLSAEEALDLLYKNRDKARIHNDTIDPLLLGGYRLDALGLKVQMMQEIGDYYATAYANSTAGKRVGRELNEINGMNARLQSLRDSVTYVKDMYSAQWLRENHPYWLGNVTVRYDVLTQSIQKKINELNERGRANLPAPEEIGFRQIKPAAPPQASQPK; via the coding sequence ATGACTCATTTGAAATCGTTGCGTACAAGCCTGCTGTGTGCGTTCGTCCTGCTTGGCACCTTTGCGGTTGCGCAGGACGAGCTAAAGCTCATCCCCTATCCACGCCAGGTGGACAAAGCTAAGGGCCAGTTTGTTGTATCGGGCACGACGAGCATCATCTTGAGCCCGAAACACGCCAAAAGCGACAAGATTGCGGCCGAAATGCTGGCTGAAGAAATCGAGTCGGTTACCGGCAAAAAGCCGCGCGTTGTCACTGCGGCTGTGGCCCCGGCCAACTCGATTCGGCTGACACGACTCAGCGATCCAAAGCTCGGCGACAAGGAATTCCATGCTGATACGGACGAAGCGTATCTGATCACAGTAACGTCCGGGCGCATCACCGTGGCCGGGAAAGGTGACTCCGGCACCTTCTACGGAGTTCAGACTCTGCGGCAACTACTGATGCCCGAGGGCAAAAAACTGGCCGTACCGGCGGTCACCGTCAAAGACTGGCCGACGATGCAGTGGCGAGGCGTGCATTACGACATCAGCCGTGGGCCGATCCCGACGATGGCGTACATGAAGAAGGTGATCCGCACGCTCTCGGAATACAAGATCAACCTGTTCTCCCTGTATATGGAGCACGTGTTCGACTTCCCGGAGCAGCCGATAATCGCACCTAAAGGCGCGGGTATTACGCCGGCGATGGTGAAGGAACTCGTGGAGTATGCGGGGCAGTACCACGTGACGATATTGCCGGAGCAACAGGCCTTCGGCCACCTGCACCATGCGCTGAAATGGGAGCTCTACACGGACATGGCGGAGCGTCCGCACGGACACGTGCTAACGCCCACGAATCCGAAGTCCTATGACTTCATCAAGAGCATGTACGCGCAACTGGTGCCGCTTTTCCCCGGACCACTGTTCCACATCGGTGCTGATGAGACGTTCGAACTAGGGCTCGGACAGACGAAAGCACGTACGGAAGAAGTCGGACTTGGGCGCGTGTACCTGGAACACCTTCAGAAGGTCGCCGAGATGATGAAGCCCTATAACAAGCGGCTCATGTTCTGGGGCGACATCGCGATGCACTATCCCGAACTGCTGAAGATCCTTCCGAAGGACGTGATCGCGGTGGCGTGGAAGTACGACGCGCGGCCAAACTTTGACGAAGAACTGAAGCCGTACAAGGATGCGGGGCTTGACCTGTTCGTCGCACCGGGTGCCAACAACTGGAACCTGATCTTTCCGGACCTCGACGAAGCGTACGTGAACATCCGCAATTTCGTTCGCGACGGCCAGAAGTACGGCGCGATGGGAATGCTGAACACCACGTGGATGGACGACGGTGAAGCGCTGTTCGGCATGACGTGGTCTCCGCTGGTGCTGGGTGCGGCCTGTTCATGGCAGCAGGGCGAGTGCTCACTCGACCAGTTTGCCAACTCGTATGACTGGGCGTTTTACCGCAACGCGCAGGACCACAGCTTCCACAATGCGCTGAAGAAGTTGACGGAGACGCACAACCTGCTTAAAAAGGCGGGCATTCGCAACGCGCACGACACTGCTTACTGGATGGATCCTTTCGGACAGGCCTGGGCCGATTATTCGTCAAAGGCACTGCCCGTGGTGCGCGACGTCCGTCTTTCAGCGGAAGAAGCGCTCGATCTGCTGTACAAGAATCGCGACAAGGCTCGCATCCACAATGACACCATCGACCCGCTGCTGCTGGGAGGGTATCGTCTCGACGCACTGGGCTTGAAGGTACAGATGATGCAGGAGATCGGCGATTACTACGCGACTGCCTATGCGAATTCAACAGCCGGCAAGCGCGTTGGCCGTGAACTCAACGAGATCAACGGGATGAACGCCCGCCTGCAATCGTTGCGCGACTCGGTAACGTACGTGAAAGACATGTATTCAGCGCAATGGCTGCGGGAGAACCATCCGTACTGGCTCGGGAACGTGACGGTGCGGTATGACGTTCTGACGCAATCCATCCAGAAGAAAATTAATGAACTGAACGAACGCGGCCGGGCGAACCTGCCAGCACCGGAGGAGATCGGGTTCCGGCAGATAAAGCCCGCAGCACCACCGCAAGCGAGTCAACCTAAATAG